One stretch of Daphnia pulicaria isolate SC F1-1A chromosome 8, SC_F0-13Bv2, whole genome shotgun sequence DNA includes these proteins:
- the LOC124311397 gene encoding uncharacterized protein LOC124311397 isoform X1 encodes MAANMSFICVCLIFIHLVYSGLPLKSTKFNRQSKSTLRSYQTEFFNEVFQDHWDRKMRTLDPEANKSLSATCDAKAIAAENRNAKCKPRLYVVALEKIEGFKIEPSHVEVMRCKYSKCSSSAQHCLPSTTQIRKLSVYALKEPASKTKKNGSTTCMQMEVEEHVSCKCGCLIKPKDCQKPAIYSKNNCRCECPNRSEAHTCEQNGFKWNQSICRCIQSSPLSTE; translated from the exons ATGGCTGCCAATATGTCCTTCATTTGTGTTTGCTTAATATTCATTCATCTAGTTTATTCAGGATtacctttaaaatcaacaaaattcaaCAGGCAATCGAAAAGTACATTGCGGAGTTACCAAACTGAATTCTTTAACGAG GTTTTCCAAGACCATTGGGACCGTAAAATGAGAACTCTTGATCCAGAAGCAAATAAGAGTTTGt CTGCTACTTGTGACGCCAAAGCAATAGCTGCCGAAAACAGGAACGCAAAATGCAAACCGCGTCTTTATGTTGTCGCTTTAGAAAAAATTGAAGGTTTCAAG ATCGAACCGAGTCATGTAGAAGTCATGCGATGTAAATACAGTAAATGTAGCAGTTCAGCCCAACATTGTCTACCATCAACGACTCAGATACGAAAACTTTCG GTTTATGCACTTAAAGAGCCCGCCtcgaaaacgaagaaaaatggTTCGACAACATGTATGCAGATGGAAGTCGAGGAACACGTCAGTTGTAAATGCGGTTGTCTGATTAAGCCGAAAGATTGCCAGAAGCCTGcg ATCTACTCCAAAAACAACTGTCGTTGCGAGTGCCCCAACAGGAGCGAGGCCCATACGTGCGAGCAAAACGGCTTTAAATGGAATCAGTCTATTTGTCG aTGTATCCAGAGCTCACCACTGTCTACGGAATGA
- the LOC124311390 gene encoding transcription factor VBP-like — protein sequence MMETKNSILNALLQQAIFNSQGVGANVPVNLSMSLNDERSEVTSSSSSADDESPADLSSRSHHQREDSPIPPSYQHHPDSSQLMHAMAAAFSFQRDLMAQQNKSDHLNQSDATSPASPADPSHLVAKALASATTRRPRSEKKPIPDDLKDGKYFERRRRNNLAAKRSRDMRKNREDQVTVRANFLEKENSVLRAQVSTLRDEAFALKQMLLHKNASAILRSQAATS from the exons ATGATGGAGACTAAGAACTCGATCTTGAATGCGTTACTCCAACAGGCCATTTTTAATAGTCAAGGTGTTGGTGCCAACGTTCCCGTGAACTTAAGCATGTCGTTAAACGACGAAAGAAGTGAAGTTACCAGCTCGTCATCGTCGGCCGACGATGAATCGCCCGCCGATTTGTCTAGTCGCAGCCATCACCAACGTGAAGATTCGCCGATTCCGCCATCGTATCAACATCATCCTGACTCATCACAGCTCATGCATGCTATGGCGGCTGCTTTCTCCTTCCAGCGGGATCTGATGGCGCAACAAAACAAGTCTGACCATCTCAATCAATCTGATGCAACAAGTCCGGCCTCACCTGCTGATCCTTCTCACCTGGTTGCCAAAGCCTTGGCCTCGGCCACCACCAGAAGGCCGAGGAGTGAGAAGAAACCTATTCCCGATGATTTGAAGGATGGCAAATATTTTGAACGCCGACGTCGTAATAATCTTGCA gCTAAGAGATCTCGAGACATGCGGAAAAACCGTGAGGATCAAGTTACAGTTCGCGCCAATTTCCTTGAG AAGGAGAATTCTGTCTTGAGAGCTCAAGTGTCCACTTTGAGAGACGAAGCATTCGCCTTGAAGCAAATGTTATTGCACAAGAACGCTTCCGCCATTCTCCGTAGTCAAGCTGCCACCAGTTGA
- the LOC124311397 gene encoding uncharacterized protein LOC124311397 isoform X2, with protein MAANMSFICVCLIFIHLVYSGLPLKSTKFNRQSKSTLRSYQTEFFNEVFQDHWDRKMRTLDPEANKTATCDAKAIAAENRNAKCKPRLYVVALEKIEGFKIEPSHVEVMRCKYSKCSSSAQHCLPSTTQIRKLSVYALKEPASKTKKNGSTTCMQMEVEEHVSCKCGCLIKPKDCQKPAIYSKNNCRCECPNRSEAHTCEQNGFKWNQSICRCIQSSPLSTE; from the exons ATGGCTGCCAATATGTCCTTCATTTGTGTTTGCTTAATATTCATTCATCTAGTTTATTCAGGATtacctttaaaatcaacaaaattcaaCAGGCAATCGAAAAGTACATTGCGGAGTTACCAAACTGAATTCTTTAACGAG GTTTTCCAAGACCATTGGGACCGTAAAATGAGAACTCTTGATCCAGAAGCAAATAAGA CTGCTACTTGTGACGCCAAAGCAATAGCTGCCGAAAACAGGAACGCAAAATGCAAACCGCGTCTTTATGTTGTCGCTTTAGAAAAAATTGAAGGTTTCAAG ATCGAACCGAGTCATGTAGAAGTCATGCGATGTAAATACAGTAAATGTAGCAGTTCAGCCCAACATTGTCTACCATCAACGACTCAGATACGAAAACTTTCG GTTTATGCACTTAAAGAGCCCGCCtcgaaaacgaagaaaaatggTTCGACAACATGTATGCAGATGGAAGTCGAGGAACACGTCAGTTGTAAATGCGGTTGTCTGATTAAGCCGAAAGATTGCCAGAAGCCTGcg ATCTACTCCAAAAACAACTGTCGTTGCGAGTGCCCCAACAGGAGCGAGGCCCATACGTGCGAGCAAAACGGCTTTAAATGGAATCAGTCTATTTGTCG aTGTATCCAGAGCTCACCACTGTCTACGGAATGA
- the LOC124311445 gene encoding U3 small nucleolar ribonucleoprotein protein IMP3-like — protein MVRKLKYHEQKLLKKVDFISWKLDNNVHEVQILKRYRIQKRDDYTKYCTLVMHVKKLANKIKELDPKDPFRVECSAALLEKLYSMGLIPTKWSLDLVSKITASCFCRRRLPVVMVRAKMADSIKTATTFVEQGHVRVGPEVVKDPAFLVTRNMEDFVTWVDSSAIKKHIMEYNEMRDDFNMA, from the exons ATGGTCCGAAAACTAAAGTATCATGAACagaaattgttgaaaaaagtaGATTTTATCTCCTGGAAGCTTGACAACAATGTTCATGAAGTGCAAATTCTTAAAAGATACCGAATTCAAAAAAGAGATGATTACACAAA GTACTGCACACTTGTAATGCATGTAAAAAAGTTGGCAAACAAGATAAAGGAGCTCGACCCCAAAGACCCTTTCAGAGTGGAGTGCAGCGCTGCTCTTTTGGAAAAACT ATATTCCATGGGTTTAATTCCAACCAAGTGGTCCCTTGATCTTGTTTCCAAAATAACAGCATCCTGCTTCTGTCGAAGAAGACTTCCTGTGGTCATGGTTAGGGCAAAGATGGCAGATTCCATCAAAACTGCAACTACATTTGTGGAACAAGGACATGTCAGAGTTGGTCCTGAAGTGGTAAAAGACCCAGCATTTCTTGTTACCAG AAACATGGAGGATTTTGTGACCTGGGTAGACTCCTCAGCTATTAAGAAACATATTATGGAATACAACGAGATG AGAGATGATTTCAATATGGCTTGA